Proteins from a genomic interval of Niabella soli DSM 19437:
- a CDS encoding S41 family peptidase, translating into MRIPKDSRITKIVLPLFIIAGLLSACSGTKKGYSPDKKFSPQQLQADFDLYRNILETRHPGLYWYTPKPLMDRAFAEGRAKLNDSLTETAFRNILSLVNTKIGCGHTSIRSSKAYEQYIDSLKSPPRFPVYLKIWKDTAVVVYNLDKKDTALTRGTIIESLNNKPVTKLLDTMYQYLPADGNNPVAKDQQLSNGASFGNLYTTIFGKSDSLKIGYRHAGGPLQYTFLQFFKPDTSAKTGDSAPKAVSQKTREEKLGEIRSLKIDTVRNFAVMDLGSFSPHLDLQSFFRQSFKELKKRKIKELIVDLRTNGGGAVHNANIFTRYLVNKPYKLGDSLLTLRKSARYNRYLRKDKLALWVLGFFTHRENDGYYHFSYYERHRFKPKKSLHYDGAVYLLTGGFSFSATTMVVHTLKGQENVTVVGEPTGGAAYGHSAFMIPDVVLPHTGVRFRLPAYRFVMDKKVPRDGEGILPDIYAGPTIEAIRLGRDYKMDKAIDLILEKRKD; encoded by the coding sequence ATGCGCATACCCAAAGACTCCCGTATTACAAAAATAGTGTTGCCCCTCTTTATCATTGCGGGATTGTTGAGTGCCTGTTCAGGAACTAAAAAAGGCTATAGCCCTGATAAAAAATTCAGCCCCCAACAGCTACAGGCAGATTTCGATTTATACCGCAACATACTGGAAACACGGCATCCCGGGTTATACTGGTACACGCCCAAACCCTTGATGGACCGGGCTTTTGCCGAAGGAAGAGCCAAATTGAATGATAGCCTTACAGAAACAGCGTTCCGGAATATTCTTTCTTTAGTGAACACGAAAATTGGCTGCGGGCATACCTCCATCCGCAGCTCGAAAGCCTACGAGCAATATATAGATTCATTAAAAAGCCCACCCCGGTTTCCGGTATACCTGAAGATATGGAAAGACACTGCGGTGGTGGTATACAACCTCGATAAAAAGGATACGGCATTAACACGGGGCACAATAATAGAATCGCTCAACAACAAACCTGTTACAAAGCTTTTGGACACGATGTACCAATACCTGCCGGCGGATGGAAACAACCCGGTTGCAAAAGACCAGCAGTTGAGCAACGGCGCCTCCTTCGGGAATTTGTATACGACGATATTCGGCAAAAGCGATTCATTGAAGATCGGGTACCGGCATGCCGGAGGCCCGCTCCAATATACCTTTCTGCAGTTCTTTAAACCGGATACCAGTGCCAAAACAGGCGATAGCGCACCGAAGGCTGTTTCGCAAAAAACCAGAGAGGAAAAGCTGGGGGAGATCCGCTCGCTGAAAATAGATACCGTTCGAAATTTTGCGGTGATGGACCTGGGCAGTTTTTCCCCGCATCTGGACCTTCAATCTTTTTTTCGTCAATCCTTTAAAGAGTTAAAAAAAAGAAAGATCAAAGAGTTGATCGTGGACCTGCGCACCAATGGCGGCGGCGCCGTGCATAATGCCAATATTTTCACCCGATACCTGGTTAACAAGCCCTATAAGCTGGGCGATTCATTATTAACACTGCGTAAAAGCGCCCGGTATAACCGGTATTTAAGAAAAGATAAACTGGCTTTATGGGTATTGGGCTTCTTCACTCACAGGGAAAATGATGGCTATTATCATTTCAGTTATTACGAACGGCACCGGTTTAAGCCCAAAAAGTCCTTGCATTATGACGGAGCTGTTTATTTACTTACCGGGGGATTCTCCTTTTCTGCCACAACCATGGTGGTGCACACCTTAAAAGGCCAGGAGAATGTTACGGTTGTGGGCGAACCCACGGGTGGAGCCGCCTATGGCCATTCTGCCTTTATGATACCCGATGTGGTGCTGCCCCACACCGGGGTCCGGTTCCGCCTGCCCGCTTACCGGTTCGTAATGGATAAAAAAGTACCCAGGGACGGCGAGGGGATCCTGCCCGATATTTATGCAGGACCAACTATTGAGGCGATCCGCCTGGGGCGCGATTATAAAATGGATAAAGCAATAGACCTGATCCTGGAAAAGCGAAAGGACTGA
- a CDS encoding RNA polymerase sigma factor, which translates to MTVFNEIYFEALFHKFYDQVYSLFLKKTGSEDTAKDLAQLTFIKLWEYRERFSFELPELLQLNRKAKQVFIDWLRKEAHLRKLAEEIKATSTTETITKLELTDTIKKGLERLPPTRKKVFSMAYVEGFSHKEIASKLGISVKTVDAHVMNALKDLRKYLAFLTILGFISK; encoded by the coding sequence ATGACTGTATTTAATGAAATATATTTCGAAGCACTGTTTCATAAATTCTACGATCAGGTGTACTCGCTGTTTCTGAAAAAAACAGGATCAGAGGATACCGCGAAAGATTTGGCGCAGCTTACATTTATTAAATTGTGGGAATACCGCGAGCGCTTTTCGTTTGAGCTGCCCGAATTACTCCAGCTAAACCGTAAGGCAAAGCAGGTGTTTATTGACTGGCTGAGAAAAGAAGCACATCTGCGAAAACTGGCTGAGGAAATCAAAGCCACCTCAACAACTGAAACAATTACTAAACTGGAACTAACAGATACAATCAAAAAGGGTCTTGAAAGACTTCCCCCTACACGCAAAAAAGTTTTTTCGATGGCTTATGTAGAAGGTTTTTCACACAAAGAAATTGCTTCAAAATTAGGTATATCCGTAAAAACCGTTGACGCACATGTCATGAATGCCTTAAAAGACCTGAGGAAGTATTTAGCTTTTTTGACCATTTTGGGCTTTATTTCAAAATAA
- the thiL gene encoding thiamine-phosphate kinase, whose amino-acid sequence MNNERTELSELGEFGLIDHLTKNIELHHASTLLGVGDDAAVIDHFGKQTVITTDLLLEGVHFDLMYMPLKHLGYKAVVVNLSDVYAMNATPTQLTLSIGISNRFSLEALNEFYEGVYAACNYYGVDLVGGDTTTSQKGFVISVTAIGEVTPDKFVKRSTAKKGDLLCVSGDLGAAYVGLLFLEREKKIFLESPKVQPDLEGESYVIGRLLKPEARKDIIEFFAAQSVQPSAMMDISDGLSSEILHICKDSQVGCVLYEDKIPVAEETRQAAFKFEIDPTACALSGGEDYELLFTLPQSEYEKINGNPAISIIGYMTAPEEGAHIITKGGSRHEITAQGWNPIGK is encoded by the coding sequence ATGAATAACGAAAGAACAGAACTATCCGAACTGGGTGAATTTGGTTTAATTGACCACCTCACCAAAAATATTGAACTGCATCACGCCTCCACCCTGCTTGGGGTTGGCGATGATGCGGCAGTTATTGATCATTTTGGGAAACAAACCGTAATAACTACCGACCTGTTATTGGAGGGCGTGCACTTCGACCTGATGTATATGCCGCTGAAACACCTTGGTTATAAAGCGGTGGTGGTAAACCTTAGCGACGTATATGCGATGAATGCCACTCCAACACAGTTGACCCTAAGCATTGGTATCAGCAACCGGTTCAGCCTGGAGGCCTTAAATGAATTTTACGAAGGCGTATATGCGGCCTGTAATTATTATGGCGTAGACCTGGTAGGCGGAGATACCACCACCTCTCAAAAAGGATTTGTGATCTCGGTTACCGCAATCGGAGAAGTAACGCCGGACAAATTTGTAAAAAGAAGCACCGCTAAAAAGGGCGACCTGCTCTGTGTTAGCGGCGACCTGGGTGCGGCTTACGTAGGGCTGTTGTTTTTGGAACGCGAGAAAAAAATTTTCCTGGAAAGTCCCAAAGTACAACCCGACCTGGAAGGGGAATCTTATGTAATTGGCCGGTTATTAAAACCCGAAGCACGAAAAGATATTATTGAATTTTTCGCAGCGCAATCTGTGCAGCCCTCGGCGATGATGGATATCAGCGACGGGTTGAGCTCGGAGATCCTGCATATCTGCAAAGACAGCCAGGTGGGCTGTGTATTATATGAAGATAAAATACCCGTTGCGGAAGAAACCCGGCAGGCGGCCTTTAAATTCGAAATTGACCCCACGGCTTGTGCCCTGAGCGGCGGCGAGGATTATGAGCTGCTGTTTACACTCCCTCAATCCGAATATGAAAAAATAAACGGTAACCCGGCGATCAGCATTATCGGATACATGACAGCCCCTGAGGAAGGCGCGCATATTATCACCAAAGGGGGCAGCCGGCATGAAATTACGGCACAGGGCTGGAACCCGATCGGTAAGTAA